In Meriones unguiculatus strain TT.TT164.6M chromosome 17, Bangor_MerUng_6.1, whole genome shotgun sequence, a single window of DNA contains:
- the Usf3 gene encoding basic helix-loop-helix domain-containing protein USF3 yields the protein MPEMTEHETPTKKQHRKKNRETHNAVERHRKKKINAGINRIGELIPCSPALKQSKNMILDQAFKYITELKRQNDELLLNGGNSEQAEEIKKLRKQLEEIQKENGRYIELLKANDICLYDDPTIHWKGNLKNSKVSVVIPSEQVQKNIIVYSNGSQPGGNSQGTAVQGITFNVAHSLQKQTANVVPVQRTCKLVTPVSISGVYPSENKPWHQATVSALPASQPVPLCLPTAISAQNILELSTSDSQSSVLGATGGSLITVSVGPEPQEHRSLNTCLNDQNASENNNGQESPESSKKAIACVTSTSSSHSAAATEVYHETKSGRSMQDFSSDSQSTPVSATTAACSQPPRSTGDSSPASVSKTADSVNTTTAVAPAHAAVAKAALPVSSLSANPLDSGWTLSCSLPSSTVSASDLKNINSLTRISSAGNTQTTWTTLHLAGNTIQPLSQTPSSAVTPVLNEAGTSPTPGKHKHVATGNTLNNSLPPDGQPVEQVVVTLPSCPPLPMQPLIAQPQVKSQPPKNILPLNSAMQVIQMAQPVGSAVTAAPANQNVIIFQPPSTTPCPAVMRAEVPNQTVGQQIVIIQAANQNPLPLLSAPHPGPVRLPVNGASAIIGSHNSVQTVPAPQTFGGKHLVHILPRPSSLSTSNSTQTFSVTMSNQQQPQTISLNGQLFALQPVMSSSGTTNQTPMQIIQPTTSEDPNTNVALNTFGALASLNQSISQMAGQSCVQLSISQSANPQTSANSQTSPANCVSLTTAVPPTVTTENSAILPSTYNLATASSTNTVTCLPPTMKSKRLNKKPGAKKHLVANKPACPMNSVKDTGKLDSPRTDSSSEPSCSEGLLDSLPAGLPSVAVSQAKNVSISASHSLDILNSVSVIPESVSKSKSAEDYSSSSQESETNEQFAVAPAKSKDSTPILQEPSQGTPPTTVAVSSVTKSCTSTNVLIPSPVESQILVSQVSGVSSTTNTSSTDCISEIEMVAEPCPAQQGSLDTMQASGPLKGQGLTVLLSDLTKEKDLQRSSISVQMDHPDFSPENSKIDDSNVDLHPKQELLLMNSDRDPPQHHSCLSDQEVLNSSLLTSRQADSPMSTSSGSSRSFSVASMLPETAREDVTSSTTANTCDSCSFAEQTDIVALAARAILDQENIEKGRVGVETDMREVTSKPSETSLEGEQPFKPQIHKETCIGQADATPNEFTSQDAVEVTADRPLEKPSCSLGIKTSNASLQVPAPQPPSLTSLSVNNLTHQNSISRPLVSCTGLSQTSEQTSVPVTVNMTVSSSSYGSQPPVPPLMTEYSQEQLNSMTSAIPNPQIQEPLSKPSHESRKDPAKRTVQDDLLLSSAKRQKHCQPAPLRLESMPLMSRTPDSIPDQTQLMASQIPPNSSNSVAPVSNSAHGDGLTRLFPPGNNFVAPALRQTDVQCSSQPSVAEQQQQTQASQHLQVLQQHVPAPGVSHLHTNHLYIKQQQQQQQQQQAGQLRERHHMYQLQHHVPHADSAVHPQPHIVHQQRTLQQEVQIQKKRNLVQGTPTSQLSLQPKHHGTDQSRPKSSQPHPHHQQMQQQLQQHFASSQPEKTCENPSTSRGHHSHPQSHLSQDILHQQQDVGSRQQGSAVSSDHVSGHNPMQRLLPSRGLEQQMVSQPSIVTRSSDMTCAPHRPERNRVSSYSAEALIGKPSSTPEQRMGISIQGSRVSDQLEMRSYLDVPRNKSLALHNMQGRMDHTVTSDIRLSDCQTFKPGGASQQPQSNFEVQSSRNNEIGNPVPSLRSMQSQAFRISQNTGPPPIDRQKRLSYPPVQSIPAGNAVPPRDNENTCHQSFMQSLLAPHLGDQVIGSQRSLSEHPRNTQCGPSSTIEYNCPPARESVHIRRESESQNRESCDMSLGAINPRNSSLNIPFSSSSSSGDIQGRNTSPNVSVQKSNPMRITDSHGTKGHMNPPVTSNMHGVVRPALPHPPVSHGNADQGPPVRQANSSVAQRSRHPLQDSSGSKIRQPERNRSGNQRHSNVFDPSLPHLPLSTSGSMILGRQQPAADKRGSIVRFMPDSPQVPNDNSGPDQHTLSQNFGFPFIPEGGMNPPINANTSFIPQVTQPSATRTPALIPVDPQNTLPSFYPPYSPAHPTLSNDISIPYFSNQMFSNPSTEKVNSGSLNNRFGSILSPPRPVGFAQPSFPLLPEMPPMHMANSHLSNFNMTSLFPEIATALPDGSAMSPLLTIANSSASDSSKQSSNRPAHNISHILGHDCSSAV from the exons AGCAAGAACATGATCCTGGACCAAGCCTTTAAGTATATAACAGAACTGAAGCGGCAAAACGATGAACTCCTGCTTAACGGCGGGAACAGTGAACAAG ctgaagaaattaaaaagctaCGAAAACAACTGGAAGAAATCCAAAAAGAAAATGGCCGATATATTGAATTATTGAAAGCAAATGACATATGCTTATATGATGACCCCACAATCCACTGGAAAGGAAATCTGAAAAACTCGAAGGTGTCTGTTGTTATTCCAAGTGAACAGGTTCAAAAAAACATCATTGTTTATTCCAACGGGAGCCAGCCTGGGGGAAACAGCCAGGGGACAGCTGTTCAGGGAATAACCTTTAATGTTGCTCACAGCTTGCAAAAGCAGACCGCTAATGTGGTGCCAGTGCAGAGGACCTGCAAGCTTGTGACTCCTGTGTCTATTTCTGGAGTTTACCCTTCTGAAAACAAGCCGTGGCATCAGGCTACAGTGTCTGCACTGCCTGCCAGCCAGCCCGTTCCTCTTTGTCTTCCCACTGCCATTTCTGCTCAAAACATTCTTGAACTTTCTACTTCCGATAGCCAATCAAGTGTGCTTGGTGCCACTGGTGGCTCGCTGATCACCGTCTCAGTTGGCCCTGAACCTCAGGAACATCGTTCCTTGAACACATGCCTAAATGATCAAAATGCTTCAGAAAATAACAATGGGCAGGAGAGCCCCGAATCATCTAAGAAAGCAATTGCGTGTGTCACAAGCACCTCCTCCAGCCACTCAGCAGCTGCCACTGAGGTGTATCATGAAACCAAGTCTGGCCGAAGCATGCAGGACTTCAGTAGCGATTCTCAGAGCACCCCTGTGTCAGCTACCACCGCAGCGTGCTCCCAGCCTCCTAGGTCTACGGGTGATTCTTCTCCAGCGAGTGTTAGCAAGACAGCAGACTCAGTAAACACCACGACCGCAGTGGCACCAGCTCACGCTGCAGTAGCAAAGGCCGCCCTCCCGGTGAGCAGTCTGTCTGCAAACCCTTTGGACAGTGGTTGGactctttcttgttctctgcCTTCTTCAACTGTTAGTGCTTCAGATTTGAAAAACATCAACAGCCTTACCCGAATTTCTTCAGCTGGAAACACACAGACAACATGGACTACATTGCACCTTGCTGGAAACACAATTCAGCCTTTAAGCCAGACACCTTCTTCTGCTGTGACTCCAGTATTAAATGAGGCTGGCACCAGCCCTACCCCAGGCAAACACAAGCATGTGGCTACAGGCAACACCTTAAATAATTCCCTTCCACCAGATGGGCAGCCAGTTGAGCAAGTAGTGGTAACTTTGCCTTCGTGTCCACCCTTACCCATGCAGCCACTAATTGCCCAGCCGCAAGTGAAATCTCAGCCTCCAAAAAATATTCTTCCCTTGAATTCAGCAATGCAAGTGATTCAGATGGCTCAGCCAGTTGGGTCAGCTGTCACTGCAGCTCCAGCCAACCAAAATGTTATCATTTTTCAGCCACCCAGCACGACCCCATGCCCAGCAGTGATGAGGGCAGAGGTTCCCAACCAAACAGTAGGCCAACAAATTGTCATCATACAGGCAGCTAATCAGAACCCATTGCCACTCCTCTCCGCTCCCCATCCTGGTCCTGTTCGGCTTCCTGTCAATGGCGCCAGTGCTATAATAGGGTCTCACAACTCAGTACAAACTGTGCCAGCCCCACAGACTTTTGGAGGAAAGCATCTTGTCCACATACTACCAAGACCTTCATCTCTTTCCACGTCTAACTCAACACAAACTTTTTCTGTTACCATGTCAAACCAACAACAGCCTCAAACCATTTCTTTAAATGGACAGCTCTTTGCTTTGCAGCCTGTGATGTCTTCATCAGGAACTACAAATCAAACCCCTATGCAAATTATCCAACCCACCACCAGCGAAGATCCAAATACCAATGTTGCCCTGAACACATTTGGGGCTTTGGCCAGCCTCAATCAAAGCATATCACAGATGGCTGGGCAGAGCTGTGTACAATTGTCTATTAGTCAGTCTGCTAATCCTCAGACTTCTGCAAACAGTCAAACCAGCCCAGCTAACTGTGTTTCACTAACAACAGCTGTACCACCTACCGTGACAACAGAGAATTCAGCCATACTACCCAGTACTTACAATCTTGCAACAGCTTCCTCTACAAACACTGTCACTTGTTTGCCCCCTACCATGAAATCAAAAAGACTGAACAAGAAGCCAGGTGCCAAAAAACACTTAGTAGCTAATAAGCCAGCATGTCCCATGAACTCAGTCAAAGATACAGGCAAGTTAGACAGCCCCAGAACAGACAGCTCATCAGAGCCGTCATGTAGTGAAGGACTGCTGGACAGCCTCCCTGCTGGCCTACCATCTGTTGCTGTGTCCCAGGCAAAGAATGTCAGCATTTCTGCTTCACATTCTTTGGACATTCTGAATTCTGTATCAGTAATCCCTGAGTCTGTATCCAAATCTAAGTCAGCAGAAGACTATAGCTCATCCTCCCAAGAATCTGAAACAAATGAACAATTTGCAGTGGCCCCAGCAAAATCCAAAGATTCTACTCCCATTTTGCAAGAGCCTTCTCAGGGTACACCGCCAACTACTGTAGCAGTGTCCAGTGTTACGAAATCTTGTACTTCAACCAACGTGTTGATTCCATCTCCTGTTGAGTCCCAGATTTTGGTTTCTCAGGTTTCTGGTGTGTCATCCACTACAAACACTTCAAGCACTGACTGTATTTCCGAGATAGAAATGGTGGCAGAACCTTGCCCAGCTCAGCAGGGTTCTTTAGACACCATGCAAGCATCAGGGCCTTTAAAGGGGCAAGGTCTAACTGTGTTGCTGTCTGATCTTACTAAAGAAAAAGATCTTCAGAGATCATCTATTTCAGTGCAGATGGATCATCCTGACTTTTCTCCAGAAAATTCCAAGATAGATGATTCTAACGTCGATTTGCATCCCAAGCAGGAACTATTGCTAATGAACAGTGACAGAGATCCACCACAGCACCACTCCTGCCTCTCTGATCAAGAGGTACTTAACAGTTCTCTGCTCACCAGCAGGCAGGCTGACTCTCCTATGTCAACCAGCTCTGGCAGCAGTCGTAGTTTCTCAGTTGCATCCATGCTTCCTGAAACAGCCCGAGAAGATGTGACCAGCAGTACAACGGCTAACACATGTGACAGTTGTTCCTTCGCCGAGCAAACTGATATTGTGGCCCTTGCAGCAAGAGCTATTTTGGACCAGGAGAACATTGAGAAGGGAAGGGTTGGCGTGGAGACTGATATGAGGGAAGTCACTTCAAAACCTTCTGAAACCTCTTTAGAGGGAGAGCAGCCTTTTAAACCACAGATCCACAAGGAGACTTGCATAGGACAGGCAGATGCAACACCAAATGAATTTACCTCTCAGGATGCAGTGGAAGTAACAGCCGATAGGCCTCTCGAAAAGCCAAGCTGTTCTCTGGGAATTAAAACATCGAATGCCTCCTTACAGGTGCCAGCGCCCCAGCCACCGAGTCTCACCAGTTTAAGTGTGAATAATCTCACCCATCAGAACAGCATCAGCCGCCCTCTGGTCAGCTGCACAGGTCTGTCGCAGACCTCAGAGCAAACATCTGTCCCTGTGACGGTTAATATGACTGTGTCATCCAGTTCTTATGGCAGCCAGCCTCCTGTGCCACCTCTGATGACAGAATACTCCCAGGAACAGCTAAATAGCATGACTAGCGCCATACCAAATCCACAGATTCAAGAACCCCTTTCAAAGCCTAGCCACGAAAGCCGTAAAGACCCTGCAAAGCGCACTGTACAAGATGATCTCTTACTGTCTTCAGCCAAACGCCAAAAGCATTGTCAGCCAGCCCCTCTCAGGCTTGAAAGTATGCCCCTGATGAGCCGGACTCCAGACAGCATTCCTGACCAAACTCAGCTGATGGCAAGTCAGATCCCCCCAAACTCTTCCAACTCAGTTGCACCTGTCAGCAACTCAGCACATGGAGATGGCCTTACACGATTATTCCCACCTGGTAACAACTTTGTGGCTCCtgcattaaggcagacagacgtTCAGTGCAGTTCTCAGCCTTCAGttgctgagcagcagcagcaaacccAGGCAAGTCAACATCTGCAGGTCCTGCAGCAGCATGTACCAGCTCCAGGAGTGTCTCACCTTCACACCAACCATCTGTACatcaagcagcagcagcagcagcagcagcagcagcaagcaggGCAGTTAAGAGAAAGGCATCACATGTATCAGCTGCAACATCACGTGCCTCACGCAGACAGTGCTGTCCACCCCCAGCCCCATATTGTGCACCAGCAGAGAACTCTACAACAGGAAGTTCAgatacagaagaagagaaatctcGTTCAGGGCACTCCTACCTCTCAGCTGTCCTTACAACCAAAGCACCATGGGACTGACCAGTCCAGGCCCAAGAGCAGTCAGCCACATCCTCACCATCAGCAGATGCAGCAACAGCTGCAGCAACACTTTGCAAGTTCCCAGCCGGAGAAGACCTGTGAAAACCCTTCAACTAGCCGGGGCCATCACAGCCATCCCCAGAGCCACCTCAGTCAAGATATTCTACACCAGCAACAGGATGTTGGAAGCAGACAGCAAGGTTCAGCAGTTTCTTCTGACCATGTATCCGGCCACAATCCCATGCAGAGGCTTTTACCCTCACGAGGCTTGGAGCAGCAAATGGTGTCCCAGCCAAGTATTGTGACTAGGTCTTCAGACATGACCTGTGCTCCACACAGGCCAGAGAGAAACCGAGTGTCAAGTTACTCTGCCGAGGCGCTCATTGGAAAGCCGTCTTCAACTCCAGAACAGAGAATGGGCATATCGATTCAGGGCTCCAGGGTCTCAGATCAGCTCGAAATGAGAAGCTATCTTGATGTTCCTAGAAATAAGAGCTTGGCGCTTCATAATATGCAGGGTCGCATGGACCATACAGTCACCTCGGATATCCGCCTCTCTGATTGTCAGACATTCAAACCAGGTGGAGCCAGCCAACAGCCCCAGAGTAATTTTGAAGTACAATCTTCAAGAAACAATGAAATAGGTAACCCTGTGCCATCACTGAGAAGTATGCAGTCCCAGGCTTTTCGAATTAGTCAGAACACTGGCCCACCACCAATCGACCGACAAAAGAGATTATCTTATCCACCAGTTCAGAGCATCCCAGCAGGAAATGCTGTCCCACCAAGGGACAATGAGAATACATGTCACCAGAGTTTCATGCAGAGTTTGCTTGCTCCTCACCTTGGTGATCAGGTCATTGGGAGTCAAAGGTCACTCTCAGAACATCCAAGGAATACACAGTGTGGTCCATCTTCAACAATTGAATATAATTGTCCCCCAGCTCGAGAAAGTGTTCATATTAGGAGAGAGAGTGAAAGTCAGAATAGGGAGAGTTGTGACATGTCTTTAGGTGCAATTAACCCCAGAAACAGCAGTTTGAATATTCCCTTTTCAAGTTCCTCTTCCTCAGGGGATATTCAAGGTCGAAACACAAGTCCCAATGTTTCTGTACAGAAGTCCAATCCCATGAGGATTACTGACAGTCATGGGACTAAGGGCCACATGAACCCTCCTGTCACATCCAACATGCATGGGGTTGTGAGGCCAGCTTTGCCACATCCGCCTGTGTCTCACGGGAATGCTGACCAGGGGCCCCCTGTTCGACAGGCTAACTCTTCAGTTGCCCAGAGATCAAGACACCCCCTGCAGGACAGCAGCGGTTCCAAAATCCGACAGCCTGAAAGGAACCGTTCTGGAAATCAAAGGCACAGTAATGTCTTTGATCCCAGTCTTCCCCATCTTCCTCTCTCTACTAGCGGCAGTATGATTCTCGGACGACAACAGCCTGCTGCAGACAAGAGAGGCAGTATTGTTCGCTTCATGCCTGACAGTCCACAAGTACCTAATGATAATTCAGGTCCTGACCAGCATACACTGTCACAAAATTTCGGTTTTCCTTTTATTCCTGAGGGTGGCATGAACCCACCAATAAATGCTAACACTTCCTTTATTCCGCAGGTTACTCAGCCCAGCGCCACACGAACGCCAGCTCTCATCCCAGTAGACCCCCAAAACACTCTCCCCTCCTTCTATCCCCCATACTCTCCTGCTCATCCTACCCTGTCCAATGACATTTCAATCCCATATTTTTCTAATCAGATGTTCTCCAATCCTAGCACAGAGAAAGTCAACAGTGGAAGTTTAAACAACCGATTTGGATCAATTTTGTCTCCTCCCAGGCCTGTTGGCTTTGCTCAGCCGAGTTTTCCTCTGCTCCCAGAGATGCCGCCAATGCACATGGCCAACTCTCACCTATCGAATTTTAACATGACATCATTGTTTCCGGAAATAGCAACGGCTCTTCCTGATGGCTCAGCAATGTCACCTTTGCTCACCATAGCAAACTCCTCTGCTTCTGACTCTTCCAAGCAGTCCTCAAACAGACCTGCTCACAACATAAGCCATATCTTAGGTCACGATTGCAGCTCAGCTGTTTAA